A part of Synergistaceae bacterium DZ-S4 genomic DNA contains:
- a CDS encoding dicarboxylate/amino acid:cation symporter, with protein MQNKKEMPLIWKIAIGFVIGIVLGFVIGPMQQSSTFISNFLIPLLDLIGKIFLGLLKMLIVPLVFASIITGAASIGDPKVLGRIGIKTILLYLSTTVVAIFFGLVLGNIIQPGLGLSIEGAAGEAKAAAGMVDVLMGIIPVNPLQALVSGSMLQIIVFALFLGVSATLIGEKGKAFLKFNESLAETMYKMTGIVMKFAPLGILALIAVTAAKYGPAVLAPFAKVIFAVYLGCALQAVVVYSSLIMAVVKKSPLWFFGGVKEAMLAAFVTRSSSAVLPISMRNVQDNLGVSEKVSSFVLPLGATINMDGTALYQGVCALFVAQAFGIPLSMGAQVGILITATLASIGTAGVPGAGLIMLSMVLTSAGLPIEGIGLVAGIDAVLDMARTSINVTGDMCVSAVVARSEGEKF; from the coding sequence ATGCAGAATAAGAAGGAAATGCCACTTATCTGGAAGATCGCGATCGGGTTCGTGATAGGTATCGTGCTTGGCTTTGTGATCGGGCCGATGCAGCAGTCAAGCACTTTCATCTCTAATTTCCTTATACCTCTCCTCGACCTCATCGGTAAGATCTTCCTCGGTCTATTGAAAATGCTCATCGTTCCCCTTGTCTTTGCCAGTATCATCACAGGCGCAGCGTCGATAGGCGATCCTAAAGTGCTTGGGCGCATAGGGATCAAGACAATACTTCTATACCTTTCCACTACTGTCGTAGCAATATTCTTTGGGCTCGTTCTAGGCAACATCATACAGCCCGGATTGGGACTCAGCATTGAAGGAGCTGCCGGTGAAGCCAAGGCGGCGGCCGGAATGGTAGATGTCCTGATGGGGATCATCCCCGTCAACCCGCTGCAGGCCCTTGTAAGCGGTTCAATGCTCCAGATCATAGTATTCGCTCTATTCCTCGGCGTATCGGCCACATTGATCGGTGAAAAGGGAAAGGCCTTCCTTAAGTTCAACGAGTCTTTGGCTGAAACCATGTACAAGATGACCGGGATCGTTATGAAATTCGCACCGCTCGGCATCCTCGCATTGATCGCAGTAACTGCGGCTAAGTACGGTCCTGCCGTCCTTGCCCCCTTCGCAAAGGTCATATTTGCCGTTTACCTTGGCTGCGCTCTTCAGGCTGTCGTTGTTTACTCGAGCCTGATCATGGCCGTAGTGAAAAAATCACCGCTCTGGTTCTTTGGCGGAGTTAAAGAGGCAATGCTTGCAGCCTTCGTTACCCGCTCGAGCTCGGCGGTCCTTCCGATATCCATGAGAAACGTACAGGATAATCTCGGAGTCTCTGAGAAAGTTTCCTCATTCGTCCTTCCGCTCGGCGCTACCATCAACATGGACGGAACAGCACTATATCAGGGTGTATGTGCCCTCTTTGTAGCACAGGCCTTCGGGATCCCTCTTTCAATGGGAGCCCAGGTAGGCATCCTTATCACAGCTACTTTGGCTTCGATCGGTACAGCCGGAGTGCCCGGAGCAGGACTGATAATGCTGTCCATGGTCCTCACTTCAGCAGGGCTTCCCATTGAGGGTATCGGCCTTGTGGCAGGCATTGACGCAGTCCTGG
- a CDS encoding energy-coupling factor ABC transporter permease, whose amino-acid sequence MHMADALVSPAVGGLFWAASAFLTAKSSAAAKNDNMSGGAALMGVLAAFVFASQMINFSIPGTGSSGHIGGGLLLAILLGPERAFLSMVSILTVQALFFADGGLLALGCNIFNMGFFPCFIAYPHIYKRITERVDGPKGIMSGAISASVAGLLMGAFFVVLQTTLSRITALPVGVFMMLMLPVHFAIGAVEGFATAMVIIYVYARMPEVLNGGSPDKPENGMKRAVAVFSVLALLTGGFFAWYASSSPDGLEWSIVNVTGTAELDAPHTLIHSLLSSLQDMIAPLPDYSIKGETYSENMGTTVSGIVGSIITLTFAVFMGMMFSKRKNRQ is encoded by the coding sequence ATGCATATGGCTGACGCGCTTGTTTCTCCTGCCGTTGGAGGGTTATTTTGGGCTGCGAGCGCATTTCTGACGGCAAAAAGCTCCGCTGCGGCAAAGAATGACAACATGAGCGGAGGTGCGGCGCTTATGGGTGTCTTAGCCGCATTTGTCTTCGCATCTCAGATGATAAATTTCTCGATCCCTGGAACAGGTTCGAGCGGACATATCGGAGGAGGGCTCCTCTTGGCAATACTGCTGGGTCCGGAAAGGGCATTCCTTTCCATGGTCTCCATATTGACAGTACAGGCTCTCTTCTTTGCCGACGGCGGTCTGCTTGCATTGGGATGCAACATTTTCAACATGGGTTTTTTCCCCTGTTTCATAGCATATCCCCACATTTATAAAAGGATAACAGAGAGGGTGGATGGACCCAAAGGCATAATGTCCGGAGCGATCTCAGCTTCGGTGGCAGGGCTTCTGATGGGCGCATTCTTTGTGGTCCTCCAGACGACACTTTCCCGGATTACCGCCCTTCCGGTCGGAGTATTTATGATGCTGATGCTTCCTGTACATTTCGCGATAGGCGCAGTTGAAGGTTTTGCTACGGCAATGGTGATCATATATGTATATGCAAGAATGCCGGAGGTCCTTAACGGCGGAAGCCCAGATAAGCCGGAAAATGGAATGAAGCGTGCTGTGGCTGTTTTTTCGGTACTGGCATTACTGACAGGTGGCTTTTTTGCCTGGTACGCATCTTCTTCCCCTGACGGGCTGGAGTGGTCGATAGTAAATGTAACGGGAACCGCGGAGCTGGATGCACCTCATACCCTTATCCACTCACTACTCTCTTCCCTCCAGGATATGATCGCGCCCCTGCCCGATTATTCCATCAAGGGGGAAACATATTCCGAAAATATGGGGACAACGGTCTCCGGTATTGTGGGCAGCATCATTACCCTGACGTTTGCAGTCTTCATGGGAATGATGTTCAGCAAAAGAAAAAACCGTCAGTGA
- a CDS encoding energy-coupling factor transporter transmembrane protein EcfT, with amino-acid sequence MRLRDLYRTEIYDERRETALSPMLLLCLTSAYIITVVSFDRYQTLRIIPLAAYPIFVGLFSGVSGRDLFRKMTAVMPFVILIGIWNPFFDRIGTEHLGIIISRGWISFFSLMIKFLMITASTLIMVSAAGFDGLCRCAAAAGLPEVLATQLFLLNRYIRLIVEEAHNTLRARVFRGGKITLSNAGNVCGPLLMRSVSRSEKIHNALLCRGFDGALWRGKRDMNRLSRQDIIFGIFWTAYFLVVRFFDISRAIGDLTVRCVI; translated from the coding sequence GTGAGGCTCAGGGATCTTTACAGGACAGAAATATATGACGAGAGGAGAGAGACAGCCCTCTCCCCAATGTTGTTGTTATGCTTGACTTCAGCCTACATCATAACCGTTGTTTCCTTTGACAGGTATCAGACTCTTAGGATCATTCCACTTGCCGCTTATCCGATCTTCGTCGGTCTTTTCTCAGGCGTATCAGGCAGGGATCTTTTCAGAAAGATGACAGCAGTGATGCCTTTCGTGATCCTTATAGGGATATGGAACCCATTTTTTGACAGGATCGGTACAGAGCACCTTGGGATCATTATCTCAAGGGGATGGATATCCTTTTTTTCATTAATGATAAAATTTCTGATGATCACGGCTTCGACGCTTATAATGGTATCTGCTGCGGGTTTCGACGGACTATGCAGGTGCGCCGCCGCTGCGGGCCTGCCGGAAGTGCTTGCTACCCAGCTTTTTCTGTTGAACCGCTATATAAGGCTTATTGTGGAAGAGGCGCACAACACCCTAAGGGCCAGGGTATTCAGGGGTGGCAAAATAACACTGTCAAACGCAGGCAACGTATGCGGACCGCTGCTTATGCGTTCGGTCAGCAGATCTGAGAAGATACACAATGCCCTTTTGTGCAGGGGGTTCGACGGGGCCCTTTGGCGGGGAAAACGTGATATGAACAGGCTGTCGCGGCAGGATATCATATTTGGGATCTTTTGGACGGCATATTTTCTGGTCGTTAGGTTCTTTGACATTTCAAGGGCTATTGGCGATCTGACTGTAAGGTGTGTAATTTGA
- a CDS encoding energy-coupling factor ABC transporter ATP-binding protein — translation MKVFEIEKICYSYPDGTKALDELSFSVSEGDVLGIAGANGSGKSTLLMLMMGCLTPLKGRIAYLGKSFDRDTVRSMRKETGLLFQDPDDQLFLPTVWEDVAFGPRNLGLSEKEVASRVEGALHDTGIEELSKKAPWKLSGGEKTLAALAGLFAMKPKTLLLDEPTSGLDPRSRCRLISIIGKTEMTAVIATHDLDMVLDVCKRVIIMKNGKIESDGEVPGVLSDREYMRSCGLELPLSFAGRSS, via the coding sequence TTGAAGGTTTTTGAAATCGAAAAAATCTGCTATTCTTACCCGGACGGCACAAAAGCCCTCGACGAACTTTCCTTTTCGGTAAGCGAGGGTGATGTACTAGGGATCGCAGGAGCAAACGGTTCGGGCAAATCTACCCTTCTGATGCTCATGATGGGATGCCTTACTCCCTTAAAGGGAAGGATAGCTTATTTGGGCAAGAGTTTTGACAGGGATACGGTAAGGTCGATGAGAAAAGAGACGGGACTTCTCTTCCAGGATCCTGACGATCAGCTCTTCCTGCCGACAGTTTGGGAGGATGTTGCTTTTGGCCCCCGCAATCTAGGCCTAAGCGAGAAAGAAGTGGCATCAAGGGTCGAGGGTGCGCTTCATGATACGGGGATCGAGGAACTTTCAAAAAAAGCGCCATGGAAGCTCTCCGGCGGGGAAAAGACTCTTGCTGCACTGGCGGGACTTTTCGCAATGAAGCCGAAAACGCTTCTACTTGACGAACCTACTTCGGGGCTTGATCCCAGGAGCAGGTGCCGGCTTATAAGTATCATCGGCAAGACAGAGATGACCGCTGTGATCGCCACGCATGACCTGGACATGGTGCTGGATGTCTGTAAAAGGGTGATCATAATGAAAAATGGAAAGATAGAGAGCGACGGTGAAGTCCCCGGAGTTCTCAGCGACAGAGAGTATATGAGATCGTGCGGGCTGGAACTGCCATTAAGCTTTGCAGGGCGTTCAAGTTAG
- a CDS encoding glutamine--tRNA ligase/YqeY domain fusion protein: MKAVLEEFTMASDDGTKSLNFLEEIITKDLENGLVESIITRFPPEPNGYLHIGHAKSICLNFGLAKQFGGECNLRFDDTNPAKEETEYVESIMEDVRWLGFEWANLCYASDYFDQFHRWAIDLIKAGKAYVDDQNAEDMRQNRGTLTKPGEDSPFRNRSVEENLELFMRMTEGEFEEGSRVLRAKIDMSSSNLNMRDPVIYRILKRSHHRTEDKWCVYPMYDFAHGYEDAIEGVTHSICTLEFQDHRPLYDWFIENVDVPHVPHQYEFARLNLTYTLMSKRKLLELVTTGIVSGWDDPRMPTICGFRRRGYTPESIRRFCREIGVAKADSMVEVELLQHCLREELNRTAQRGMAVLRPLKVVLENWPEDFVDELEAENNPEDDNAGSRKVRIGKEIYIERDDFMEEPVKGFFRLAPDKEVRLKYAYIIKCREVIKDENGEVVELRCSVDMESRGGDAPDGRKIKGTLHWAWAGEAVKAKVNLYGHLFTLKNMSDMEEGKDYKDYLDPQSLVVIEDALLEPILAQAKPMDKFQFLRHGYFCADNGSTADKPVFNLTVPLKDSWGKQNR, translated from the coding sequence ATGAAAGCAGTATTGGAGGAATTTACAATGGCTTCTGACGATGGAACAAAGAGCCTTAACTTTCTTGAAGAGATAATTACAAAAGACCTTGAAAACGGATTGGTGGAGAGCATCATTACCCGATTTCCGCCTGAACCCAACGGCTATTTGCACATCGGGCATGCGAAATCGATCTGCCTTAACTTTGGACTTGCGAAACAGTTCGGCGGAGAGTGCAACCTTCGTTTCGACGACACGAATCCTGCGAAAGAGGAGACCGAGTACGTCGAATCCATCATGGAAGATGTCAGGTGGCTCGGATTCGAATGGGCCAACCTTTGCTACGCCTCTGATTACTTTGATCAGTTTCACCGGTGGGCGATAGATCTTATCAAGGCAGGCAAAGCCTATGTTGATGATCAGAACGCTGAGGACATGCGGCAGAATAGGGGCACGCTGACAAAGCCCGGAGAGGACTCTCCCTTCAGGAACAGAAGCGTTGAGGAAAACCTGGAGCTCTTTATGAGGATGACTGAAGGTGAGTTTGAAGAGGGCTCGAGGGTGCTGCGCGCTAAGATAGACATGTCCAGCAGCAACCTCAACATGAGGGATCCCGTTATCTACAGGATACTTAAGAGAAGCCATCACAGGACCGAAGACAAGTGGTGCGTCTATCCGATGTACGACTTCGCGCACGGATATGAGGATGCCATAGAGGGTGTCACACACTCTATATGCACACTGGAATTCCAGGATCACAGGCCGCTTTATGACTGGTTCATAGAGAACGTTGACGTTCCGCACGTACCCCATCAGTACGAGTTTGCGCGCCTCAACCTCACATATACGCTTATGAGCAAACGGAAGCTGCTGGAACTGGTCACGACGGGGATCGTATCAGGGTGGGATGACCCAAGGATGCCCACCATCTGCGGATTCAGGCGCAGGGGGTATACTCCCGAGTCCATCAGGCGATTCTGCAGAGAGATCGGTGTTGCAAAGGCGGACAGCATGGTCGAGGTCGAACTTCTGCAGCACTGTCTGAGAGAAGAGCTCAACAGGACAGCGCAACGGGGAATGGCCGTGCTCCGTCCTCTTAAGGTCGTCCTGGAGAACTGGCCCGAGGATTTTGTTGACGAGCTTGAGGCCGAAAACAACCCAGAAGACGACAATGCCGGAAGCAGAAAGGTCAGGATCGGGAAAGAGATATATATTGAACGCGACGACTTCATGGAGGAACCTGTGAAGGGCTTCTTCCGTCTGGCTCCTGACAAAGAGGTCCGCCTCAAATATGCTTACATTATCAAATGTAGGGAAGTTATCAAGGATGAAAATGGAGAAGTTGTCGAGCTCCGTTGCTCGGTCGACATGGAGAGCAGGGGAGGAGACGCCCCCGACGGCAGGAAGATAAAGGGGACCCTCCACTGGGCATGGGCGGGAGAAGCGGTTAAAGCTAAGGTCAACCTCTACGGGCACCTCTTCACCCTTAAAAACATGAGCGATATGGAAGAGGGGAAGGACTACAAGGATTACCTTGACCCCCAATCGCTTGTTGTGATCGAAGATGCCTTGCTAGAGCCCATCCTGGCTCAGGCAAAACCAATGGATAAATTCCAGTTCCTTCGCCACGGCTATTTCTGCGCAGATAACGGAAGCACGGCAGACAAACCTGTTTTCAACCTGACGGTTCCATTAAAGGATTCGTGGGGGAAGCAGAATAGATAA
- the gltX gene encoding glutamate--tRNA ligase yields MSSNVRVRFAPSPTGSLHIGGAHTALFNWLYARHNGGTFVLRIEDTDKERSTAEYERSIMDGMRWMGLDWDEGPDKPGKFGPYRQSERMESYTKYADRLMEAGLAYKDDGAVLFKVPSGKLVTFDDEVYGHIEVMSENASVSQDGTIKDIVILKRDGMPTYNYAVVIDDYTMNINMVIRGEDHIINTPKQLLIYQALGFEAPNFAHLPMILGKDKKKLSKRQGATSVFEYNDLGYLPDGVFNFLALLGWSPKNGQEVFTREEAIKLFELSSVTKKPAVLDMDKLNHINQEQMKIMDPIKLLEIIKPFWKDMGFDISGYSDDYLASSLQAMGGRGQTTLQLAEYSDYFISFDAVKERYKADDIQEERRPVLKKFYGELLDTENFTSEGMEAFTKSWVEVNESSMKEVALPLRWALTGRKVSPGVFEVAAQLGKEECRKRLAYYGLV; encoded by the coding sequence ATGTCAAGTAATGTCCGCGTCAGATTTGCTCCAAGCCCCACAGGATCACTTCATATAGGGGGAGCTCACACAGCCCTTTTTAACTGGCTGTACGCCCGCCACAACGGGGGGACTTTTGTACTCCGTATAGAAGACACAGACAAAGAACGTTCGACCGCTGAGTACGAGCGGTCGATAATGGATGGTATGAGATGGATGGGGCTTGACTGGGACGAAGGCCCCGACAAGCCCGGAAAGTTTGGTCCCTATAGACAGTCTGAACGGATGGAGTCATATACGAAATACGCAGACCGGCTCATGGAAGCCGGACTTGCCTATAAAGACGACGGGGCAGTCCTCTTTAAAGTCCCATCAGGTAAGCTTGTCACCTTTGATGATGAAGTATACGGGCATATTGAGGTGATGAGCGAGAATGCCTCAGTCAGTCAGGACGGAACGATCAAGGATATCGTCATCCTCAAAAGGGACGGCATGCCAACATATAACTACGCCGTTGTTATAGACGACTATACGATGAACATAAACATGGTCATCCGCGGAGAGGACCACATAATCAACACTCCCAAGCAGCTGTTGATCTATCAGGCCCTTGGGTTCGAGGCCCCTAATTTTGCTCACCTCCCCATGATCCTTGGCAAGGACAAGAAAAAACTTTCCAAACGACAGGGTGCTACGAGCGTCTTCGAGTACAACGATCTCGGATATCTCCCCGATGGAGTATTCAATTTCCTTGCGCTGCTTGGATGGTCGCCTAAGAACGGACAGGAGGTCTTTACGCGCGAGGAGGCCATTAAGCTCTTCGAACTCTCCTCTGTAACAAAGAAACCCGCGGTACTGGACATGGACAAGCTCAACCACATCAACCAGGAACAGATGAAGATCATGGATCCAATTAAACTCCTTGAGATAATCAAGCCATTCTGGAAAGACATGGGATTCGATATCAGCGGCTATTCAGACGATTACCTCGCCTCCTCCCTTCAGGCAATGGGCGGCAGAGGCCAGACAACGCTCCAGCTCGCCGAATACAGCGACTACTTCATCAGCTTTGACGCCGTAAAGGAGAGATACAAGGCAGACGACATACAGGAAGAGCGCCGTCCCGTCCTCAAGAAATTCTACGGGGAACTGCTTGATACAGAAAACTTCACCTCAGAGGGCATGGAAGCCTTCACAAAATCTTGGGTCGAAGTCAACGAAAGCAGCATGAAAGAGGTAGCTCTCCCTCTCAGATGGGCACTGACAGGAAGAAAAGTCAGCCCAGGTGTATTCGAAGTAGCCGCACAGCTCGGAAAAGAAGAGTGCCGGAAAAGGCTGGCTTATTACGGACTGGTCTAA
- the polA gene encoding DNA polymerase I — translation MSKDMLLIDGHGLAFRGFYALPETLAAADGTPTNAVVGFTTMLLNGLDKWKPDRVGLFFDPKGPTRRHELFKEYKEGRKPTPEGFKVQLPLIIDISRAMGIPVFVRDGMEADDYIVSTAKSASDEGWNVSIFSADKDLFQVINGNIKIIRPSKGVSDFKVYDKENFVDEYGFRPEAMADYLALVGDAVDNIPGVPGIGDKTAKELIGRFGSLEGIFENLDEMPKGRRSKLEENRELAYSSRDLIIPQLTESVPLEELIMKDPDEEILAEMCTRLSLRRLMERMMLGTKTLSSKISMKKPAVNLKNKGPAVTPMIEIRATPESLETGYDDLFEAPELAISAAIDGKTVFCLFDKAGRSAVLDPDENDTMGKWSAWCGKGSLTLFGYREMLAKYDIPLPPAERIKDVEVAHYLLHPDRGGSAIEKTLGRKLPTGKELASELFAMWDAFEPEIMKFGLDKLMTELDLPLSAALANLERNGIYADTARLVSMEKDLAKAIAQSENDIEKLVGESINLNSPKQVGWLLFEHLHLPPIKKTQTGYSTDMSVLEELARLPEPLCDVPNKIIEYREEAKILSGFVQPFLAAAKEGDGMIHSTFDHLSTGTGRLSSRDPNVQNMPVFGRWASRFRDCFIPSGEGKIFVAADYSQIELRVLAHLSGEKMLVSAFSEGRDVHMETASWVFGLPSEEITQEQRRFAKVVNFGLLYGMGAHGLAQRLGISRPQAAAMVERYFSVLPNVKGYLEKSVREAKEAGYTRSIFGRIRPLAEVATTAGRGNNPIDRVAVNTPIQSAASDIAKIAIMRFDKVISEEFKGAKTVLQIHDSIVCECMQEDADMLEKRLVEVMEGVDVLNVPVKAEPKRGNSLSKV, via the coding sequence ATGAGCAAAGACATGCTTCTTATAGACGGGCACGGGCTTGCCTTCAGGGGATTTTACGCGCTTCCCGAGACTCTGGCAGCTGCTGACGGGACACCTACCAACGCCGTTGTAGGATTCACCACAATGCTTCTGAATGGGCTTGACAAGTGGAAACCTGATAGGGTGGGCCTCTTCTTTGATCCTAAGGGGCCTACGAGGCGTCACGAACTCTTTAAGGAGTACAAGGAGGGCAGGAAGCCTACGCCGGAGGGTTTTAAGGTACAGCTGCCGCTTATAATCGACATAAGCAGGGCCATGGGCATACCTGTGTTCGTAAGGGATGGCATGGAGGCCGACGACTACATAGTCTCAACTGCCAAAAGCGCTTCGGATGAGGGATGGAACGTCTCTATCTTTTCCGCCGACAAGGACCTCTTCCAGGTCATAAACGGCAACATAAAGATAATCCGCCCCTCAAAAGGAGTAAGCGACTTTAAGGTATATGACAAGGAAAATTTTGTAGATGAATATGGGTTCAGACCGGAGGCAATGGCCGATTATCTTGCACTTGTAGGGGACGCAGTCGACAATATCCCCGGAGTACCAGGCATAGGGGACAAGACGGCGAAGGAGCTTATCGGCAGATTCGGCTCTCTGGAAGGCATCTTTGAAAACCTGGACGAAATGCCGAAGGGCAGAAGGTCAAAGCTTGAAGAGAACAGAGAACTGGCCTATTCCAGCAGGGACCTGATAATTCCACAGCTGACCGAAAGCGTGCCTCTTGAAGAGCTTATCATGAAAGACCCTGACGAAGAGATCCTGGCGGAGATGTGTACAAGATTAAGCCTTAGGAGGCTTATGGAGCGTATGATGCTGGGAACTAAAACCCTATCAAGTAAAATAAGTATGAAGAAACCTGCTGTAAATCTGAAGAATAAAGGCCCGGCAGTTACACCTATGATCGAGATAAGAGCTACACCTGAGAGCCTTGAAACAGGATATGATGATCTTTTCGAGGCGCCGGAACTTGCAATATCTGCGGCGATCGATGGAAAAACTGTTTTCTGTCTCTTTGATAAAGCGGGCAGGAGCGCCGTGCTTGACCCTGACGAAAACGATACCATGGGTAAGTGGTCTGCCTGGTGCGGAAAAGGCAGCCTTACTCTCTTCGGATACAGGGAAATGCTTGCAAAATATGACATTCCGCTGCCCCCTGCGGAAAGGATAAAGGATGTTGAGGTGGCTCATTACCTTCTGCACCCAGACAGAGGCGGGAGCGCGATAGAGAAGACTCTGGGCAGAAAACTTCCCACAGGGAAAGAGCTTGCCTCGGAGCTTTTTGCAATGTGGGATGCATTCGAGCCTGAAATAATGAAATTCGGCCTGGACAAACTTATGACTGAGCTGGACCTTCCTCTTTCGGCAGCCCTTGCCAACCTGGAACGGAACGGAATATATGCTGACACAGCCAGACTTGTTTCGATGGAGAAGGATCTGGCAAAAGCTATCGCGCAGTCAGAGAATGATATTGAAAAATTAGTGGGGGAAAGTATTAACCTTAACTCACCAAAGCAGGTTGGATGGCTGCTCTTTGAACATCTCCACCTGCCTCCTATAAAGAAAACACAGACCGGATATTCTACCGACATGAGTGTCCTTGAGGAGCTGGCTCGGCTCCCGGAGCCGCTTTGCGATGTTCCGAACAAGATAATAGAGTACCGTGAAGAGGCAAAAATACTGTCCGGTTTTGTGCAGCCTTTCCTTGCTGCAGCAAAAGAGGGAGATGGGATGATCCACTCCACCTTTGACCACCTTTCCACCGGCACCGGTCGCCTCTCAAGCAGGGATCCCAACGTTCAGAACATGCCGGTATTCGGCAGATGGGCTTCGAGGTTCAGGGACTGCTTTATACCCTCGGGCGAAGGAAAAATCTTTGTCGCGGCAGACTATTCACAGATAGAGCTAAGGGTGCTTGCTCATCTTTCCGGAGAGAAGATGCTGGTAAGCGCATTCTCCGAGGGACGTGACGTTCATATGGAGACGGCCTCCTGGGTATTCGGACTTCCTTCTGAAGAGATAACCCAGGAACAGAGAAGGTTCGCCAAGGTGGTCAACTTCGGGCTGCTTTACGGCATGGGTGCCCACGGACTCGCTCAGAGGCTCGGCATATCACGGCCACAAGCGGCCGCGATGGTCGAAAGGTACTTCAGCGTCCTTCCAAACGTTAAAGGTTATCTTGAAAAGAGTGTAAGGGAAGCAAAGGAGGCCGGCTATACTCGTTCGATATTCGGGCGCATAAGGCCGCTCGCCGAGGTTGCAACAACTGCCGGAAGAGGCAACAACCCCATAGACAGGGTGGCAGTAAACACTCCCATACAGAGCGCCGCGTCTGACATCGCCAAAATAGCCATTATGAGGTTCGACAAGGTCATCAGTGAAGAGTTCAAAGGGGCGAAAACAGTACTTCAGATACATGACTCGATCGTCTGCGAATGTATGCAGGAAGATGCTGACATGCTTGAAAAGAGGCTGGTAGAAGTCATGGAGGGCGTCGATGTGCTGAACGTACCTGTAAAGGCCGAACCCAAACGGGGAAATTCGCTGAGCAAAGTGTAA
- the rpmE gene encoding 50S ribosomal protein L31, translating into MKKDIHPKYETCKVTCACGNTFETRSTTGDMRVSICNACHPFYTGKKGRVIEAGRLEKFRQKYAGMNYGQKSAKEGTEE; encoded by the coding sequence TTGAAAAAGGATATACATCCGAAATATGAAACCTGCAAGGTCACCTGCGCCTGCGGCAATACATTCGAGACCAGGTCGACCACAGGAGACATGAGGGTTTCGATCTGCAACGCATGTCACCCCTTCTACACAGGTAAGAAGGGCCGCGTAATAGAAGCCGGACGACTCGAGAAATTCCGTCAGAAGTACGCAGGCATGAACTACGGACAGAAGAGCGCAAAAGAGGGTACAGAAGAATAG